Proteins encoded by one window of Nocardia goodfellowii:
- a CDS encoding serine/threonine-protein kinase codes for MALRPGAIVGGYRVIQQLGSGGMGTVYLAQNPILPRRDALKVLSSELSEDPEFRARFEREANLAAGLDHPNIVAVYNRGEEDGQLWIAMQYIEGTDAAEEAKKGPAVMTPQRALRIVSEVGKGLDYAHRRGLLHRDVKPANFLLSAPEEGDEERVLLTDFGVAKSAEDGQDLTRTGNFMATVAYAPPEQLIGTSLDPRADIYSLGCAFYRLVTGQNPYPSTMPAVVMMGHLHEPAPKISAARPDLPHALDAVIEKAMAKNPADRYSTCREFIHDAQAALFGTAAQLRMPGFATDPRTALPTQSNDPYTPAGGYRAEPHTPLPPHNSIPHTGHAYPMAAAPPAQSEQTDQALVTTARNGHSGHPSRARKYLWPAIIGLVAALVIATGTFFLTRSDDPASGGGTAQVRAEHPAFDGKTVTALNFGNATLSAVLNPSSQSKFLQDIGFKYSTKYKAVGDEKSPRQLSVNASSAEIDSEVVIVFRTDKDAGNGGFRGLPSGVANSSAKIVIVDDLSTVQAFQVWTDQSTDVLIEKLVPVIAKVVK; via the coding sequence ATGGCGTTGCGGCCCGGCGCGATCGTGGGTGGGTACCGGGTAATTCAGCAGCTCGGTAGTGGCGGCATGGGCACGGTGTACCTGGCGCAGAATCCGATCCTGCCACGCCGCGACGCGCTCAAAGTCCTCAGTTCCGAGTTGTCCGAGGACCCCGAATTTCGCGCTCGCTTCGAGCGCGAAGCCAATCTGGCCGCGGGGCTGGATCATCCGAATATCGTCGCGGTGTACAACCGTGGTGAGGAGGACGGCCAGCTCTGGATCGCGATGCAGTACATCGAAGGCACCGACGCCGCCGAAGAGGCGAAGAAGGGCCCCGCTGTCATGACGCCCCAGCGGGCGCTGCGCATTGTCTCCGAGGTGGGCAAGGGACTGGATTACGCCCATCGGCGCGGGCTGCTGCATCGCGACGTGAAGCCGGCCAACTTCCTGCTCTCAGCTCCGGAGGAGGGTGATGAGGAGCGTGTTCTGCTAACGGATTTCGGCGTCGCCAAATCCGCGGAAGACGGGCAGGATCTCACCCGGACCGGCAACTTCATGGCGACGGTGGCCTACGCGCCGCCAGAACAACTGATCGGTACCAGTCTCGATCCACGGGCCGATATCTATAGCCTGGGCTGCGCCTTCTACCGGCTTGTGACCGGGCAGAACCCGTACCCGTCGACGATGCCCGCGGTAGTCATGATGGGTCATCTGCACGAGCCGGCCCCGAAAATCAGCGCGGCGCGTCCCGATCTCCCTCACGCACTCGATGCCGTGATCGAGAAGGCCATGGCCAAGAATCCGGCAGACCGGTACAGCACCTGCCGCGAGTTCATCCACGACGCGCAGGCCGCGCTGTTCGGAACAGCCGCGCAGCTGCGGATGCCCGGCTTCGCGACGGACCCGCGGACCGCGCTGCCGACTCAGTCGAACGATCCGTACACCCCCGCCGGCGGGTACCGGGCCGAACCGCATACTCCGCTGCCCCCGCACAACTCGATTCCGCACACCGGCCATGCGTACCCCATGGCCGCGGCCCCACCGGCTCAGTCGGAGCAGACCGACCAGGCGTTGGTGACCACGGCCCGCAATGGACATTCCGGCCACCCCTCCCGTGCGCGAAAGTATCTGTGGCCGGCCATCATCGGGCTAGTGGCCGCTCTGGTCATCGCGACCGGCACCTTCTTCTTGACCAGATCCGATGACCCGGCCTCCGGAGGGGGAACAGCACAGGTGCGGGCGGAGCACCCGGCATTCGACGGCAAGACGGTCACCGCGCTCAACTTCGGCAACGCCACACTTTCCGCGGTATTGAATCCGAGCTCGCAATCGAAATTCCTGCAGGACATCGGCTTCAAGTACAGCACGAAATATAAAGCCGTCGGGGACGAGAAGTCGCCACGCCAGCTCTCGGTGAACGCGTCTTCGGCGGAGATCGATTCCGAGGTGGTCATCGTCTTCCGGACGGACAAAGACGCCGGTAACGGCGGCTTCCGCGGACTGCCGAGCGGGGTGGCCAACAGCTCGGCGAAGATCGTCATTGTCGACGACCTCTCGACCGTACAGGCATTTCAGGTCTGGACCGACCAGTCGACCGACGTGCTGATCGAAAAGTTGGTGCCGGTCATCGCCAAAGTTGTGAAGTAG
- a CDS encoding DUF7373 family lipoprotein, protein MRPRYALCAAIAVVLAASTSCGSDDQPGAPAVDTAALDSGNYPVVPRDVETIRTSETGALLEAVRIGAVTPLPLQIDGKFSFQTLVSPERRLSADSPPIITSLTEADFREVAQGFIAGWDTNGKRRSQPNLGSAVELDILRFHEPAQALAAAHALAERQSTKLPGQQIQIPDFPLAKAKYSESKKYLDTWLTHNALVLHVHIEDPVSEPVDVTSLIDFTRRALAKKIEMLNSYSPTPADQLQALPIDTDGLLSRTLPVEPGQQRNGKDYSVVMPQQAAMHFETGPAQVWAALADAGVDLVAFSNARVYRARDAKSATRLAAALIAKDADGWQAIDSPPNLPTAKCFDTKDKKLNSGRYPPACFLTYDRYVARVTAKNTQELHQKAAAQYKLLAYRP, encoded by the coding sequence ATGCGACCCCGATATGCGCTGTGCGCCGCGATCGCCGTCGTTCTCGCTGCGTCGACTTCGTGCGGCAGTGACGATCAGCCGGGCGCACCGGCAGTAGACACAGCGGCACTGGATTCCGGCAACTATCCAGTGGTCCCGCGGGACGTCGAGACAATCCGCACGTCCGAAACCGGAGCGCTGCTCGAGGCAGTGCGTATCGGAGCCGTCACTCCGCTGCCCTTGCAAATCGACGGCAAGTTCTCGTTCCAGACCCTCGTCAGTCCCGAACGACGGCTCAGCGCCGACTCGCCGCCGATCATCACTTCACTGACCGAAGCGGACTTCCGTGAAGTGGCGCAGGGTTTCATCGCCGGTTGGGACACGAATGGCAAACGGCGTAGTCAGCCGAATCTCGGTAGCGCGGTCGAACTGGATATCCTGCGCTTCCACGAGCCGGCACAGGCCTTGGCCGCGGCTCATGCGCTAGCGGAACGACAATCTACGAAATTGCCCGGCCAGCAGATTCAGATTCCCGACTTCCCACTGGCGAAGGCGAAATATTCAGAGAGCAAGAAGTATCTCGACACTTGGCTGACACACAACGCGCTGGTCTTGCACGTGCACATCGAAGATCCCGTCAGCGAGCCGGTGGACGTCACCTCGCTCATCGACTTCACCCGCAGAGCGCTCGCCAAGAAAATCGAGATGCTGAACAGCTACTCGCCGACGCCCGCGGACCAGCTCCAAGCATTGCCGATCGATACGGACGGTCTCCTGAGCCGAACACTTCCCGTCGAACCTGGTCAGCAGCGCAACGGCAAGGACTACTCCGTAGTCATGCCACAACAGGCGGCAATGCATTTCGAAACCGGCCCCGCACAGGTGTGGGCCGCCTTGGCGGATGCCGGCGTCGACCTCGTCGCCTTCTCCAATGCTCGGGTGTACCGGGCACGGGATGCCAAAAGTGCGACCCGTTTGGCGGCGGCCTTGATCGCCAAGGACGCCGACGGCTGGCAAGCGATCGACAGCCCACCGAATCTGCCTACCGCCAAGTGCTTCGACACCAAGGACAAGAAACTCAACTCCGGTCGGTATCCCCCGGCTTGCTTTCTCACCTACGACAGGTACGTGGCCAGAGTAACCGCGAAGAACACCCAGGAACTGCACCAGAAAGCTGCCGCCCAATACAAGCTGCTGGCCTACAGACCATAG
- a CDS encoding WXG100 family type VII secretion target — protein sequence MSKPISANFEGVEAGAQQIVKRAETIGQELQDFHAKVDAFFQTQGGAAKEAAQQFQATWNQHVQQLQDTLRGAGTLVSSGNSELQSTDQAMANLF from the coding sequence ATGAGCAAGCCTATCTCCGCTAATTTCGAGGGTGTCGAAGCCGGCGCACAGCAGATCGTCAAGCGCGCCGAGACCATCGGACAGGAACTGCAGGATTTCCACGCGAAGGTCGATGCGTTCTTCCAGACCCAGGGTGGTGCGGCGAAGGAAGCCGCTCAGCAGTTCCAGGCCACCTGGAACCAGCACGTCCAGCAGCTGCAGGACACCCTGCGGGGTGCCGGTACCCTGGTCAGCAGCGGTAACTCGGAGCTGCAGAGCACCGACCAGGCCATGGCGAACCTTTTCTGA
- a CDS encoding DUF7373 family lipoprotein, which translates to MKFGGRMRVRRRVLALFAMASVAGVGCSSATIAGNPQPGMTPVDLAVLKTGAYSPEPSAYDADIDSPGDLRSIEARRLLNYVVHSHEIDPEIDELGDVELFYDGESMTTSETFPEKYRPAAVDNKLIAGAYVSRINGNLRSRKKLIVAVLRFPTEAASRKAVIEFDQIANVDPGRHPIPVEGHPEAKSSSADDITTIAFASHGPYVVVVNAGVPQANQSALSSLVARTLTLQTARLDQQKAIPLDDILDLPFDPDSIMRRALPKAPDYRDPFVSDRDFGPYEPAGALHFERNPAEVKKAFDEGGVDLVGRRGGIVYRARDLAGAFRVQTALVKTSREDEEISAPPGLPDARCVKLDATDPVRSFNELCAVVYGRYVAVVISASTMTGLRSPNLSPRAAAQYAILAKSE; encoded by the coding sequence GTGAAGTTCGGGGGCAGGATGCGGGTCCGAAGACGCGTGCTGGCATTGTTCGCGATGGCGTCGGTCGCGGGAGTGGGGTGCTCGTCGGCGACCATCGCCGGTAATCCGCAGCCCGGAATGACGCCGGTTGATCTCGCGGTGCTGAAGACCGGGGCATATTCGCCCGAACCGAGTGCGTATGACGCCGACATCGACAGCCCTGGCGACTTGCGGTCCATCGAGGCCCGCCGGTTGCTCAATTACGTAGTGCATTCGCATGAAATAGATCCAGAGATCGACGAACTCGGCGACGTCGAACTGTTCTACGACGGTGAGTCGATGACCACGTCGGAAACCTTCCCGGAGAAGTACCGGCCCGCCGCTGTCGACAACAAGCTGATAGCGGGCGCCTACGTTTCACGGATCAATGGCAATCTGCGGAGCCGCAAGAAGCTGATCGTCGCCGTACTTCGATTCCCGACCGAAGCAGCGAGTCGGAAGGCGGTCATAGAGTTCGACCAGATCGCCAACGTGGATCCCGGTCGGCACCCGATTCCCGTCGAGGGCCACCCGGAGGCCAAGAGCTCCTCGGCCGACGACATCACCACAATCGCTTTCGCATCGCACGGCCCCTACGTGGTGGTCGTCAATGCCGGTGTCCCGCAGGCGAATCAAAGCGCTCTGTCCAGCCTGGTCGCCCGGACGCTGACCCTGCAAACCGCTCGATTGGATCAGCAGAAGGCCATACCGCTGGATGACATCCTGGACCTCCCGTTCGACCCGGACAGCATCATGCGGCGAGCACTTCCCAAGGCGCCGGACTATCGCGATCCATTCGTCAGCGATCGCGATTTCGGCCCGTACGAGCCCGCTGGGGCGTTGCACTTCGAACGTAACCCCGCCGAGGTCAAGAAGGCTTTCGACGAGGGCGGTGTGGATCTGGTCGGTCGTCGTGGTGGGATCGTCTACCGCGCAAGGGATCTGGCAGGGGCCTTTCGGGTCCAGACTGCGCTGGTCAAAACCTCGCGGGAGGACGAGGAGATCAGCGCGCCCCCAGGTCTGCCCGACGCTCGATGCGTGAAACTCGATGCGACCGACCCGGTCAGAAGTTTCAATGAACTATGCGCGGTGGTTTATGGACGGTATGTCGCGGTCGTCATTTCCGCATCGACCATGACCGGCTTGCGTAGTCCGAACCTGTCACCGCGGGCAGCGGCGCAATACGCGATCCTGGCCAAGAGCGAATGA
- a CDS encoding type VII secretion-associated protein: MSHVELVVTDTRIWAVGPTTHWNVPPSVVLGSNGNLVIGEPLAPPTQVSSAVQFVPADRIALLPRVPSVGEALTAVVGTIFDNLGVAVPCARVTVVCPTEWGSARRGMLDDAVRRFTHDVVFEDMAFRAVSADEGTVRSRRTVVVEFGMVSTTATTVVRSHEGVHIESTEFEPELTLAGTGVEPNAVDRLGALLGRLLDGRPADLVQVLGVSDRAKLDLIESVVRQTCGPEVDLRPISGVDLVRGPQQVEPERRPEPAASQVMPSNEWMQPLRERAAAQQAPARRRTALIFGSAAAVLVLVIAAVTAVVLLGGSDDPPGATAASATTSAVAATSAAPPPGPSGKPGPSDKPAPPGPEGQEKFGSITFVGPDLWTIKPSADGNRVELTPFDGTKQRLVVTQRKIAPGAGYQQIAADLENQMKTKPSLSELKRDYVFGGRSGLGYTEKPSDGSTVRWYVLVEYGIQVNIGCQYTADGWDELKETCEKFAGSVHVMPEQ, translated from the coding sequence ATGTCGCATGTCGAACTGGTCGTGACCGACACTCGCATCTGGGCGGTCGGTCCGACCACACACTGGAATGTGCCGCCTTCGGTTGTGCTGGGCAGCAACGGAAATCTGGTGATCGGCGAGCCGCTGGCGCCGCCCACCCAGGTCTCCTCCGCGGTGCAGTTCGTCCCGGCGGATCGCATCGCCCTGCTGCCGCGAGTGCCGTCGGTCGGCGAAGCGCTGACCGCCGTCGTGGGCACGATTTTCGACAACCTCGGCGTAGCGGTGCCCTGCGCGCGGGTGACCGTCGTCTGCCCGACCGAGTGGGGCTCGGCCCGCCGCGGCATGCTCGACGACGCCGTGCGCCGCTTCACCCACGATGTCGTCTTCGAGGACATGGCGTTTCGCGCCGTCTCCGCCGATGAGGGCACCGTCCGCAGCCGCCGCACCGTGGTCGTCGAATTCGGCATGGTCTCCACCACCGCGACCACCGTGGTGCGCAGCCACGAGGGCGTCCACATCGAATCCACCGAGTTCGAACCGGAACTGACTCTCGCCGGCACCGGCGTCGAACCCAACGCCGTCGACCGCCTGGGAGCCCTGCTGGGTCGCCTACTCGACGGTCGCCCCGCGGATCTCGTCCAAGTCCTCGGTGTTTCGGATCGTGCCAAACTGGATTTGATCGAATCCGTGGTGCGGCAGACCTGCGGACCCGAAGTGGATCTGCGGCCGATCTCGGGAGTGGATTTGGTGCGCGGCCCGCAGCAGGTCGAGCCGGAACGCCGGCCGGAACCCGCGGCCAGCCAGGTCATGCCGTCCAACGAATGGATGCAGCCGCTGCGCGAACGCGCCGCCGCCCAGCAGGCCCCGGCCCGCCGCCGGACCGCCCTGATATTCGGCTCTGCCGCAGCGGTTCTCGTGCTCGTCATCGCGGCCGTTACCGCCGTCGTGCTGCTGGGCGGCTCCGACGACCCACCCGGCGCCACCGCCGCCTCGGCGACAACCTCCGCCGTAGCCGCCACCAGCGCTGCCCCGCCACCCGGCCCCTCGGGCAAGCCGGGCCCGTCCGACAAGCCCGCACCCCCCGGCCCCGAAGGCCAGGAAAAATTCGGCAGCATCACCTTCGTCGGCCCCGACCTGTGGACGATCAAACCCTCCGCCGACGGCAACCGTGTCGAACTGACCCCCTTCGACGGCACCAAACAGCGCCTCGTCGTCACTCAGCGCAAGATCGCCCCCGGCGCCGGCTACCAGCAGATCGCGGCCGACCTGGAAAACCAGATGAAAACCAAACCCAGCCTCTCCGAGCTGAAACGCGACTACGTGTTCGGCGGGCGCTCGGGTCTGGGCTACACCGAAAAGCCCAGCGACGGATCCACCGTCCGCTGGTATGTGTTGGTGGAGTATGGGATTCAGGTCAATATCGGGTGCCAGTACACCGCCGACGGGTGGGATGAATTGAAGGAAACGTGCGAGAAGTTCGCGGGGTCGGTGCACGTCATGCCGGAGCAGTAG
- a CDS encoding DUF7373 family lipoprotein yields MNLPRRGTRAALAGLTVIALLVTACGSGGNPDSAPDLAKLDAGNYPTSPRDLERERTAETGAIQEAIRLGGFVPLISDLDSRLVHGRRGVSGKITPQHPPFTWVTPVEKFTEFVPGLIAGWRTAGSRREQSQLGLNAELALLRFANPELAGNAARVLAEETHKKYPPKGPLDIAGYPGHTFLSQHDAVETWVARGDFVVKLYVGNPLATPPDPTPLLDFAKRALDKQFELLQGYTPTAVDKLAEIPLDPDGVLARTLPSTRPGTYDDPTGVYPVAAELHLRKRPDLMKRAYDDAKVDLIATAGSQIFRTGDPAAAKRLLAALTTDLTATHHPYDSPPGLPEAKCYKDKRGTGLLCYLLYAHLLAEVEAAQPQELNQKMAAQYKLLAHGR; encoded by the coding sequence TGTGGCAGCGGCGGCAATCCCGACAGCGCGCCCGACCTGGCGAAACTCGACGCCGGTAACTATCCGACCAGCCCCCGCGATCTGGAGCGGGAACGCACCGCCGAAACCGGAGCCATCCAGGAAGCCATCCGGCTGGGCGGCTTCGTGCCATTGATATCGGATCTCGACAGCCGCCTGGTCCACGGACGCAGGGGTGTCTCCGGGAAAATCACACCCCAGCACCCACCGTTCACCTGGGTGACCCCGGTCGAGAAGTTCACCGAATTCGTCCCCGGCCTGATCGCCGGCTGGCGGACCGCAGGCTCCCGCCGCGAGCAGAGCCAACTCGGCCTCAACGCCGAACTCGCCCTCCTACGCTTCGCGAACCCGGAACTGGCCGGCAACGCGGCCCGCGTCCTCGCCGAGGAAACCCACAAGAAGTACCCGCCGAAAGGGCCGCTGGACATCGCCGGATACCCCGGCCACACCTTCCTCTCCCAACACGACGCCGTCGAAACCTGGGTCGCACGAGGCGATTTCGTCGTCAAGCTCTACGTCGGCAATCCCCTCGCCACCCCACCCGACCCCACTCCCCTGCTGGATTTCGCAAAAAGGGCGCTAGACAAGCAATTCGAGCTGTTGCAGGGCTACACGCCCACCGCCGTCGACAAACTCGCGGAAATTCCGCTCGACCCCGACGGCGTCCTCGCCCGCACCCTCCCCTCGACCCGCCCCGGCACCTACGACGACCCGACCGGCGTATACCCGGTCGCCGCGGAACTGCATCTACGCAAGCGCCCCGACCTGATGAAGCGGGCCTACGACGACGCGAAAGTCGACCTGATCGCCACCGCGGGCTCCCAGATCTTCCGCACCGGCGACCCAGCCGCCGCCAAACGCCTGCTCGCGGCCCTCACCACCGACCTCACAGCCACCCACCACCCTTACGACAGCCCACCCGGCCTGCCGGAAGCCAAGTGCTACAAAGACAAACGCGGGACCGGCTTGCTGTGCTATCTGCTCTACGCCCACCTGCTGGCCGAAGTAGAAGCAGCCCAGCCGCAAGAGTTGAATCAGAAGATGGCCGCGCAGTACAAACTGCTGGCGCACGGGCGGTAA
- a CDS encoding WXG100 family type VII secretion target produces the protein MGNQQFVATTEEINAKAKEFQEQHDRLMASIRTLKSDEDNVTNGANWQGAARDAFNAFMERYYVQADKMNDKLMETADKLFKMSNSFDENVNDHAAKVQAQMSSLDLPAL, from the coding sequence ATGGGTAACCAGCAATTCGTTGCAACTACTGAAGAGATCAATGCGAAGGCGAAAGAGTTCCAGGAGCAGCACGATCGCTTGATGGCCTCGATCCGCACGCTCAAGAGCGACGAGGACAACGTCACCAACGGCGCCAACTGGCAGGGCGCTGCGCGCGACGCCTTCAACGCGTTCATGGAGCGGTACTACGTGCAGGCCGACAAGATGAACGACAAGCTCATGGAGACCGCGGACAAGCTCTTCAAGATGAGCAACTCGTTCGACGAAAACGTCAACGATCACGCCGCGAAGGTCCAGGCGCAGATGTCCAGCCTCGATCTGCCCGCGCTCTGA
- a CDS encoding DUF7373 family lipoprotein, with protein sequence MKLVPRSAPTRAASAMLAAAALTAAIAGCGAEISGTATRIQPDLAKLDVGNYLTKPRQLGNAKNERQARSREAQRLADFVALPYEADPTYVEDAWPLRSHIVLNRKTLGNLVINDTFDDVAKDLVAGWVNAWSTGGADTDKRRTANISVLMFPDAKTAQEVGPVLEHDDFTYNPDNQPVAITKHPDTYAHWRPGISSIGSWTVHDRYVVFIKVVDDTAAPDLPALVGHVERLLDVQIPLLKEFQPTPAADLLRIPLDPLGVVGRTLPSNPESPNRPEPDSYYSGRGAMTLFLNADSTTLPKLTGAEFEAVSFGDAVVFRSRTARGAGVLWDEWKLSKNLEVDEKLVDPPTGLADNAECRAEYVGTGEDQRLIGHLCMLRVDRYIVQARSKQLPDLHQKISAQYALLTTD encoded by the coding sequence ATGAAACTCGTCCCTCGATCGGCACCGACGCGCGCCGCGTCAGCGATGCTCGCGGCCGCGGCGCTGACGGCGGCAATCGCCGGCTGCGGCGCGGAAATTTCCGGAACCGCCACCCGCATCCAACCCGACCTCGCGAAGCTCGACGTAGGTAACTACCTGACCAAGCCCCGTCAACTCGGAAATGCCAAGAACGAAAGGCAGGCTCGTTCGCGCGAAGCGCAGCGCCTCGCCGATTTCGTGGCCCTGCCATATGAGGCCGACCCCACTTACGTCGAGGACGCGTGGCCACTCCGATCACATATCGTGCTGAACCGTAAGACCCTCGGAAATTTGGTCATCAACGACACATTCGACGATGTCGCGAAGGATTTGGTGGCCGGCTGGGTGAATGCGTGGTCGACAGGCGGGGCGGATACAGACAAGCGCAGGACCGCGAACATCTCCGTGCTGATGTTCCCGGACGCGAAGACCGCCCAGGAGGTCGGTCCCGTGCTGGAGCACGACGACTTCACCTACAACCCGGACAATCAACCGGTTGCGATCACCAAACATCCCGACACGTACGCACATTGGCGTCCTGGCATTTCGTCCATCGGCTCGTGGACCGTGCACGACAGGTATGTCGTTTTCATCAAGGTCGTCGACGACACCGCCGCGCCTGATCTTCCGGCACTCGTCGGACACGTCGAACGGCTGCTCGACGTGCAGATTCCGCTGCTCAAAGAATTTCAGCCGACACCGGCCGCGGACCTCCTCCGAATTCCACTTGATCCGCTCGGTGTGGTGGGTCGCACACTACCGAGCAACCCGGAGTCACCGAATCGACCCGAACCGGACAGCTATTACTCCGGCCGAGGAGCTATGACGCTGTTCTTGAACGCCGATTCCACGACCTTGCCGAAGTTGACCGGTGCCGAGTTCGAGGCCGTCTCCTTCGGCGACGCGGTGGTTTTCCGCAGCCGGACCGCCCGCGGCGCGGGCGTGCTGTGGGACGAATGGAAGTTGTCGAAAAATCTCGAAGTGGACGAAAAGCTGGTCGATCCGCCCACGGGCCTCGCCGACAATGCGGAGTGCAGGGCCGAGTATGTGGGCACCGGCGAAGACCAACGCCTGATCGGGCACCTGTGCATGCTGCGGGTCGATCGATATATCGTCCAGGCGCGCAGCAAACAGCTTCCGGACCTTCATCAGAAGATCTCCGCGCAATACGCCCTGCTCACCACCGACTGA